The genomic region GACTCGACCTCCACCGGCGCACAGCTCCATGACTGGGCCTACACGGGTAATAACCCGGCCCAGCAGTTCGACCTCGTAGACGCCGGCAACGGCTGGTGCAAGCTCAAAAACGTCCACAGCGGCCTCATCTTAGAAGTCGCGAGCTCCTCGACGGCCGACAACGCCAAGGTGCAGCAGAATACGGACGCAGGCGCGGCTAACCAACTCTGGCGGCTTCAGCCCATAGGCAATTACTACATCCGCGCCAGCAGCGGCCGTTATATCTGCATCCAGGGCGCCGGCAGTTCAGATGGCAGCGCGATCATCCAGTACGATTGGCAGACGAATCCCTGGTTCAAATGGCAATTCACCAGCGAAGGCAATGGCTGGTATGGCCTTTTCAGTTTGAACGCTACCACGAAGGTCGCCTGCATCGATGGCCCCAACAGCAATCTGGGAGACGACATCCATCTCTGGACGTACAACCCCAGCAATGCCGGCGATCAAAAACTGCGCATCGCGCCGCAGGTCAACGGCAACTTCAAATTCTATTGGAATTACGATGGGCTTACCTGGGACATCCCCGGCGGCCAGACCGCCAACAACATTCCCTTAGAACAATATACCGACGTCAACAACGCCTGGCAGCAGTTCCTGCTGGAGCGCGCGCCGTAGGGATGTGTTCGCGCCTCCTCGGTTTCCTGAGGAGGCGCGGCAATCTGCTGGAGAGTTCAAATGCGTCAATATCATCTTTTCCCACTATCAGCGCTGATCGCGGGAGCGAGCCTGGGGATCTCCCTGCCGCTGCATGCGTACACGCTGCAAAATCTTACGCCATATGTGCTGCCCTTCTGCGGTACGCAAAACGGCGGCAATACATTTCCCGGCGCCGTCACTCCCTTTGGCATGATGCAATGGAGTCCGGACACGCCGAGCGGCATTCAGGGCGGTTCGGAGCCCGGCGGATATCTCTACACCGACAATAAAATCTGCGGCTTCAGCTTCAATCATGTCAGCGGCGGGGGCGGCTTTTACGGAAGCGATCTGGGCTTCACGCCGATCGTCGGCAATTTGACCAGTTCGCCGGTCACCAGCAGCAGCCCGACGGGGTATCTCACATACGCCTCCACAATCGCCGGCGTCCCGTTTGTCGGCCCGGGTTATTACTCCGTCCAGCTCACGAATGGGATCGAAACGGAACTGACGGCTTCGACGCGCACCGGATTCGGACGCTTCACTTATCCCTCGGGCAATGCGGCCACGATGCTCATCAACGCAGGCAGCGGAGCGTCCATTATCGACGCCTCAATCCAGATCAATCCGGGCGGCAATGAAGTGAGCGGATGGACGACCGGCTTCGGGTTTCTGGGCTCAGGACAAAACCATCGCTTGTATTTTGATGTCGTCTTCGATCACTCATTCAGCGCCTATGGAACATGGAACGGCTCCAGTCTCTCCGGAAACTCGACGAGCGTGTCGGGGTCAAAGAGCGGCGCCTATTTGACGTTCAATGGCGGCGGGACCGTGCTGGCGCGCAGCGCCGTTTCGTGGGTGAGCGTGGCGAACGCCAAAGCCAATCTCAATACGGAAAGCCCCGCATCCACGTTCAACAACTCTGGATTCGACGCCATGCATAGCGCGGCGAACAACACCTGGAACGGTTATCTCAACAAGATCCAGGTCAGCGGCGGAACCTCGGCGGATACGCAAACCTTTTACTCCGCGCTCTACCATTCGCTGCTGGCCCCCAGCGTCGTCAGCGATGTCAACAATCAATATATGGGCTTTGACGGACAGGTTCGGACGACCTCCGGATTCACCAAGTATGAATACTTCTCCGGCTGGGATATCTATCGCAATGAATGCCAGCTCATCGCGATGATCGACCCGGCGCGCGCAAGCGACATGGCGCAATCGCTGGTGCAGGACGCATCCGATTGCGGAGCGATGCCGCGCTGGAGCATTCCCACCGGCGACACTGGCACGATGATCGGCGATCCCGCCACGCCAATCATCGCCGGCATGTATGCGTTTGGCGCCAGAAACTTCAATACCGGGGCGGCGAAAACGGCGATGGCGAAGGCGGCGACCGATCCTTCGACAAAGTCCAGCAATGGGGTTTACGAACGGGACGCCGAGCGTGATTATTTGAATCTGGGCTACGTTCCCGAGTATCAGATCGGCGGATACGCCCCGATCTCGATGACGCTGGAGTATTGCAGCGCCGACGCCGCCCTGGCGCGCTTTGCCCAGTTCCTTGGCGACTCCGCCACCTATAATTCGGCGATGAGCCGCGCCCAGAACTGGCGCAATCTCTTCAACTCCGGCTCCGGATATTTCCAAATGCGGCAGTCCGATCGCTGGTGGTCGCCGGGCTTCGCCAGCAATGTCTCAACCTATGACAATTACAATGCGTTCGCCGAGGGAACCGGCGCCCAGTATGTCTGGATGGTCCCGTTCAACTATAGCGCGCTGATCGGAGCGATGGGAGGCGCCTCAAACGCCGCAAGCCGCCTGGATAACTTCTTTACGCAAATCAACGATACTAACACATCCGTCACTCAGTACGCCTATATGGGCAATGAACCGTGCTCTGAGACGCCGTATGTTTATGACTACCTTGGACAGCCATACAAGTGCTCGAATGTCGTTCGGCGCGTTATGACGCAGCTATACTCATCGGCATCCACGGGCTTGCCTGGCAACGACGATCTGGGCCAAACGTCGTCCTGGTATGTCTGGGCGGCGCTCGGGTTTCATCCCGAAGCGCCGGGAGACGATGTTCTTGTGATGAACGGACCCCTTTTTCCACAGACGGTGATTCATCTGGCCGGCGGCGATGTGACGATCAATGGCGGCGGCGCGGCGGACAACGCTCCATATATTCAAAGCCTGACGGTCAATGGTCAGACGTCAAACTCGCCCTGGACCCGCTTCGCCAATATCTCCAATGGCGCGACGCTGAACTATACGATGGGGACCAATGCGAATACAAGCTGGGGCGCCAGTTCCTCGTTTGCCCCACCCTCCAATACAGACGGAATGTCGACTCCGGTCACGCAGAACTACTTCTGGGGAACCAGTCTGGAGGCGGGCGAATACCAGCCAACGTGGACAAACTCGGTCGATACAAACTCTCCTGGGGGAAATATCTCCAATGTCGGCCCTATTCTCAGCGGCGGCTCCGGTCCGGAGCTGGGTATCCGAAACGAGAACAGTCAAAGCGGCTCTTCCGAGTTGATGTATTCCG from Capsulimonas corticalis harbors:
- a CDS encoding GH92 family glycosyl hydrolase, whose amino-acid sequence is MRQYHLFPLSALIAGASLGISLPLHAYTLQNLTPYVLPFCGTQNGGNTFPGAVTPFGMMQWSPDTPSGIQGGSEPGGYLYTDNKICGFSFNHVSGGGGFYGSDLGFTPIVGNLTSSPVTSSSPTGYLTYASTIAGVPFVGPGYYSVQLTNGIETELTASTRTGFGRFTYPSGNAATMLINAGSGASIIDASIQINPGGNEVSGWTTGFGFLGSGQNHRLYFDVVFDHSFSAYGTWNGSSLSGNSTSVSGSKSGAYLTFNGGGTVLARSAVSWVSVANAKANLNTESPASTFNNSGFDAMHSAANNTWNGYLNKIQVSGGTSADTQTFYSALYHSLLAPSVVSDVNNQYMGFDGQVRTTSGFTKYEYFSGWDIYRNECQLIAMIDPARASDMAQSLVQDASDCGAMPRWSIPTGDTGTMIGDPATPIIAGMYAFGARNFNTGAAKTAMAKAATDPSTKSSNGVYERDAERDYLNLGYVPEYQIGGYAPISMTLEYCSADAALARFAQFLGDSATYNSAMSRAQNWRNLFNSGSGYFQMRQSDRWWSPGFASNVSTYDNYNAFAEGTGAQYVWMVPFNYSALIGAMGGASNAASRLDNFFTQINDTNTSVTQYAYMGNEPCSETPYVYDYLGQPYKCSNVVRRVMTQLYSSASTGLPGNDDLGQTSSWYVWAALGFHPEAPGDDVLVMNGPLFPQTVIHLAGGDVTINGGGAADNAPYIQSLTVNGQTSNSPWTRFANISNGATLNYTMGTNANTSWGASSSFAPPSNTDGMSTPVTQNYFWGTSLEAGEYQPTWTNSVDTNSPGGNISNVGPILSGGSGPELGIRNENSQSGSSELMYSGGALGGSAVYAYLKAFDVSSKSIVVTSGMHLSYWLYPQSSATSGLVSGNNSAHVAVDLVFTDNSTLRDSGLNDQRGVRLHPNAQSGSLALDTWNYVSVDLTPLAGKAVNRIDFGYDNPNSTGGYRGYIDDIAFTTTH